The region TTCCTCTTCCCATTTCCCCTTTGCCCAAACACTCTGACCTCTTCAACTAAAGCACAGGAAATGCCTCTCACCCAGGGCACCCAAAACTGTGTTCAAGGCATGGCTGGGGACTGCCAGGCCAGCCCCTCCCAGGACAGAAAATTTTAGAAGGTGTGCAGAAGTTTAGGTTATAGCCTCCTCCAGAAGCGTTTTCATGTTTTCCTAGATTTAGGGTAAAGGGACAGGCAAGGGAAGAAGGAACTGTCTGCTGGAAGAAGGGGTGGAGTGCCCacaagctggggctggggccttcAGAATTCTGACTCCCCCAGGCTCTATGCTTCCTTGGTCCAAAGCTCCAAAGGGAAAACCCAAGTCCCCCACATCGTAGTTTTACTGCCCGTAACAGAACCAGAATCTGGCAACGAGCAGGCCCTTGCTCCCAGCTGACTGCCCTCAGAGAACCCACCCAATAGCTGGCTCCACCCCCAGTGCAATGGTCCCCTCCCATCGCTCCTTGCACCCAGCCTGGGACCCCCTTTCCTTTCACATGGGCCCTGGAGGCTCTCTgtacccccagcccagccctctcacTAGCCCTCAGTGACAAAGCCATCAGATCCTATGTGGCCTCTTTGTGTCCTCTTGGCACTGATATCCTCTACTGTGAAGATTCTCAGCCTCGGCAGCACATTAGAATTACCTGGGAACCTACGAACTCCCAATACCCAGGCCATGCCCCACACCACACACAGTCTCAGGACTGGGGCCAAGGCCTCGGTACTTGGAAAACCTGGGTGACTCCAGCATGTGACCCAGGTTGAGAATTTCTGCTCTACTGTCTCTTGCTGTATCTAGGAGCCAAGACGTGTGGGGGGACGAGGTCATGACAGGTTCAGGTGATCAGCCACGCCGGTTTGTGGAGGACTGAACATTTTACAGAAACTTTCAAGGCCAAGACCGAGAAGGTCCTGGCAAACTGGGATGAGCTGGTCGCCTTGTGCTCACCTGAGCTCCAACAGCTGGATGAACTAACATATCCATTAGTGATATTTGTGCCAAAGAACCAGAGTCCTGCTTTAGTGCTTCTGATACTGCTAGGCAAACTTTCCTCCCCTTTCCTGACCTCTGTGGACACCTCCGCCCTCGAGCCCTGGCCTGTGACCCCACACACATTCACCTTGTCCTGGGGCGTCCTTCTCTGTTATTTCCTCTGCTAACCAGAATCCTACCCTGCCTTCAATCCCAACTCATCAAGCCCTGCCTCACCCCTGAGGCTTCTCAGACGCCGCAGAAAGGGCCCTTTCCGGGtacaagggggtgggagggacttGAGGAGGGTCGCGTGCCAAGTGGAGTAAGTGGGCTCAACGGCGGCTCAGAGCTCAGACCCAACCTCACAGAGCGCACACTCAGGGCATCCAGACGGCAGGGTGACCCTTACTGAGAGCTGATGATCACCTGTAGGAATGGTGGGGGAAGGCAGTGGAGTGTAGAGAGGAGAGCTGAGACAAACAAGACTTTGGTTTCCAGTAAAACAGATTCATTCCGCAGCCACTGAACACCTCCTGTGTGTACAGCACCAGACCAGGCACGGACAAGGCTACAAAAGAAAGGCAGCTTTCAATGTCACGTCTCCAACACAAGTACAGTTTTCACTGATAGTTTAGATCATCATTAATCCAGACCAATGGGAGGAACCATTAATCTGATTTTTTGcaatcaaaaaataaacattcacAACAAACTAGGTATTTCTCTTAGACCTAGAATAAATCTAACTATGTACGCCTGGTAGTTCTTCTGGAATTTCCTTTAGTAAGTAAAATGCTCATGATACACGGGTGCTcagaagttttgatttttttttaatttttatcagtcAATTACATATCATACTCTTCAACTGCTTTGCAAACTTTTCCCTCGACAAGTACACAGTAGGGAAGCTCTGCCTCGGGCTGTGATGgaatttttcttacaaaggagTCTGAACAGTAGATGCTCCTGATAGGAAATCCTGAGACTTATTATTATTGAGGTTCTTTTTAAGAAACAGCCAGACATTTACCACTTTTCTCCACCCAAACTTGAAATAAATAGGTATTTTTGGTAAGTTAGCAAGCAGGTGTACGACTAGGATTCAGTTAGAGAAGTAAAGCCGTaaggagaaacacacacacacacacacacagacgcacagCCCAGGCgcggagacacacacacacacccacacacacatacctccGGCCCAGTGAAGGCAGAATGGAAGCTGGGGCAGGCAGACCGGTCTCAGGCGCAGCTGCCGCCGCGCTCCAGGGAGGAGAGTCAGCACATCAGCAACAACAGGTGTGGGCTGCGAAAAACTGCCGCTCCCAAGCATCTCCCCGTGGTTCACaccaacacaaagggaaaaagACAGGACGGGGAAGTCTGACAAAAGCAGCTCCGCCCACTAAAGCCGACACACAACAAAGCCCACGACGTGGTATACTGAGAAATTAACTGGCTTGGAAAAGGTGCCCATTTATTAAAAGCATTCATGTCACACAAGACAAAAAGAGATCCAGTAGCCTACAGGACACTGAGGTGTAAAACACGGGTCCAAGAAGACTCCCAGAGCCATTTCCAAGTATAGTTACAACAGGTCAGATGACACAGGAGAGCTATTGGGTTCAAAGGTCAGCCCACCGCTTTCCTGATCTCTGGGCCTGAATCCAGAATCCCTGATTCCTTCTTCTCTGGAATGGTCCTAACTCGTTCCATTTTCAAAAGATGACTATGGAGATCTGACAGACACACCAGGGAATCTCCCTCTGATGTAGATCctcaaaatcaaataaaaagcagAGCTAGCTAAAGGCTCTCCTTTAGTCACCCCCCCAGAGTGTCACACCGTGCCCCTTTCATGTCCCCCCGACACATGGCAAGGCTCTCCTTGTGTCCATCATTCCTCCAAAGTGAACCTGCTGATGCTGAGTAAGGCAGGAACTCTGTCTAAAGGTCTTCCTGCATTGAACACGTCCAAAAGACTTGGCCACTGTCAGTTTTCAGGTCTTAGTAAGACCTGAACTAGGACTGAAGGCTATCCACACTTACTACAGCCAAGTTTTCTTCCCAGTGCACATTCTCTGACATTCAATAAAAGCTGAATTCCCAGCAAAGGATTCACTCACAGCTTCTCTCTTGTATGGATTTCCAGGTGATCGGTAAGGTATGGACTATTCTTGAAGGTTTTCCCACATTCTTTACATTCAGAAGGTTTACTCCACAGTGAGTCTTCTGATGCTGAGTGAGGTGGGAGTTCTGACTAAAGGCCTTCCCACAGTCACTACATTCATAGGGTCtctctccagtgtgaattctGTGATGTTTGATAAGGAGTGAACTCCTACTAAAAGATTTCCCACACTCATTGCAATCATAAGGCATCTCCCCTGTATGGACTCTCTGATGTTCGATGAGGTGTGAGTTACGACTGTAAGTTTTCCCACAGTCACTGCACTCATATGGTCTCTCTTTGGTGTGAACTCGCTGATGCTCTATCAGATTTGAGCTCTGgctgaaggccttcccacattcggcacattcatagggtttctcccTAGTGTGGATTCTCTGGTGTCGAATAAGACTTGAGCTCCGGCTGAACGCTTTTCCACATTCATTACACACATAAGGCATCTCCCCCGTATGGATTATCTGATGCTGGATTAAGTGTGAGCTGTGCCGGAAGGTCTTCCCACACTCACtgcattcatagggtttctcttCAGTGTGTATTCTTTGATGCTGAATAAGATTCGAACTATGACAAAAGGCTTTTCCACATTCACGACACTCGTAAGGTTTCTCTTGCGTGTGGATTTTTTCACGCTGAATAAGGTATGAGCTCTGCCTGAATAATTTCCCACACATGTTACACATTTGGGGTTTCTCTTCAATAAGAACTTGTGGCTGGTGGATAAAGTGTGCGGTATTACAGAAGTTTCGTCCACACTCAAAGGGTCCCTCACGTTTGTTTTGTTCACATTCATCTCCTTCATGTAGTTGTGTCCCTACTTCAAGAGTTTTCTGCTTTATAATTAATTGATCCTCAGTCCAGGTCTCACCATCtgatagaaaatacaaaaaaggtaTACGTAACAATAAAAACTCCTGGTGGGAGATGGGATGGTCAAAGTATTCCAGGCTATTTGGTTGCAAGAGGCATGAAAAATGGCCCTGCAACGCAGGGAAAAGATGGGTACAAGTGGAGTAGAGCTGGAGATGTGGAGGGGAAACCGAAGCTGGGGTTTACACACGAATACCTTACTGGACAGATACACTGGAATTAGCAGAACAGGAAAGCAGAGTTTGAGGGATGCGGGGTTAGCTCAGAACACAGGAAGGCTGATGCTGGGGGCTACGTGTAGGGAGGCACAGGGACTGAGCGGATAAATAAGAGGGGAACCTCACCGCAGAGGCTCTGTCCACATGGTACCCTGGCCACATGGATTGTCACTGTGGTAACAGGAAAGGCTCCCTTCCCATAACCAGATCCCAGCGCCTTCCTCTCTCCTGTTGAGAATCTCTCTCTACATGCAGATGCTCACTTACAAACGTGGAGATACTCGGACTTTTTATGCACCTTTTGGAAACTTTTTGCAAAATGGGGGGATTTGAtaaaggaagggaggggaagaagaggaggaaaggttGTTTACAAAATGAAGCATAGGGTAGCGAGAAATACTTCCAAATCTTTTCAACTCTAAGAGAACACACAAAAGCCAATTCTGCACCCTGGCTGCATTGAAAGGAGATGATAGAAAAACATCTCCTGTTTACTTTAATACGTTTCTCctcttaagttttatttattaagcATAGCTTACTAAAGTGCAGTGATATTAGCGAAAGCAGGCCCTCTGCTTACAGGGATCTTTCTGGAAGAGGGTGCCGAGAAATATCCAATGCAGCATTTCCATCAGCAGTAAAAGCCTCAAACATAGGCAGCCCTGATTTTATTGGGGAATGGAAATTGCCTTTAAGGAATTTAATAATTACCTGTGATATCTTATCACAGAAACATATTTACACTTGTTCTCCATCTCCAGATACGCCCTCATCTTCTGTACACTCAATCTAGatactgttttggttttgtttttttcactttttttcctgtgatgagaacttttaagatcgaCTCTAAGCAACTttgaaatatacaatatagtactgttaactatagtcaccaagttgtacattacatccccaggacttgtttatcttataaCCAAAAGTTTGGAACCCCTTCTTCCAATTCTCCCGCTCCtcaccccccacctctggcaaccactaatctcttctctatatctgtgagtttggACTTTTCaggttccacatacaagtgaggtCATATAGTATCTCtccttctctgacttatttcacttagcataatgcactCAAAGTCCATCCTTGTTGCAATGGCAgggatttcatcttttttatggctggataatattccactgtgcaCATCTATAGCACAttctcatccattcatctgtcgatggacacttaagttgcttccatgtcctggctactgtaaataatgctgcagtgaacatgtgggcgcagatatctttttgagataaTGATTTcgtttcctttggataaacacccagaagtggaattgctggatcctatggcagttctatttttaatttttttgaggaacccccctaccattttccatagtggctgcaccaatttacattcccaccaacagcgcacgggggttcccttttctccacgtcctcaccaacacttgttatttcttgtctttttgatgacagccattctgacaggtgt is a window of Vicugna pacos chromosome 18, VicPac4, whole genome shotgun sequence DNA encoding:
- the LOC102526201 gene encoding LOW QUALITY PROTEIN: uncharacterized protein (The sequence of the model RefSeq protein was modified relative to this genomic sequence to represent the inferred CDS: inserted 1 base in 1 codon) codes for the protein MEKLPEHMSPESLCPSPEQEPGKSKDGETWTEDQLIIKQKTLEVGTQLHEGDECEQNKREGPFECGRNFCNTAHFIHQPQVLIEEKPQMCNMCGKLFRQSSYLIQREKIHTQEKPYECRECGKAFCHSSNLIQHQRIHTEEKPYECSECGKTFRHSSHLIQHQIIHTGEMPYVCNECGKAFSRSSSLIRHQRIHTREKPYECAECGKAFSQSSNLIEHQRVHTKERPYECSDCGKTYSRNSHLIEHQRVHTGEMPYDCNECGKSFSRSSLLIKHHRIHTGERPYECSDCGKAFSQNSHLTQHQKTHCGXKPSECKECGKTFKNSPYLTDHLEIHTREKL